From a region of the Rathayibacter sp. VKM Ac-2804 genome:
- the rsfS gene encoding ribosome silencing factor, producing MTATASARALLDLAATAADSKGGEDLVALDVSGPLPLVDIFFLVTGRSERNVVAIANEVEDRLNESGAKLLRREGRAEGRWILLDFGDLVVHVFHEEDRMYYSLERLWKDCPVVPITVANAVPADSAASSN from the coding sequence ATGACTGCGACCGCTTCCGCCCGCGCCCTGCTCGACCTCGCGGCCACCGCCGCCGACTCCAAGGGCGGGGAGGACCTCGTCGCGCTGGACGTCTCGGGACCGCTGCCGCTCGTCGACATCTTCTTCCTGGTGACCGGGCGCTCCGAGCGCAACGTCGTCGCCATCGCCAACGAGGTGGAGGACCGCCTCAACGAGTCCGGCGCCAAGCTCCTGCGCCGCGAGGGCCGCGCCGAGGGCCGCTGGATCCTGCTCGACTTCGGCGACCTCGTCGTCCACGTCTTCCACGAGGAGGACCGGATGTACTACTCGCTGGAGCGCCTCTGGAAGGACTGCCCGGTCGTCCCGATCACGGTGGCGAACGCCGTTCCCGCCGACTCCGCAGCCTCCTCGAACTGA
- a CDS encoding acetolactate decarboxylase, with translation MPTPTAPRGLITQFSIVDALLAGLFDGVVTRAEADEAGDFGLGCGDHMEGELVVLDGVHRLFRGDGSVVVLEPEDTIAFAELARFAPDSTETVEAVPSLDALLTAVRRTVRSPNVFVGVRLRGRVEHLTLRQPIAQVKPYLRLADAMRDQREVHLRDVEGTIVGFYGPKPFQGISVAGLHTHFVDTSGTVGGHVLAASGLSGELAVEQYAGLTVRLPESEDFLAADLDDEVGSSDAAIRAVETDHAH, from the coding sequence ATGCCGACTCCGACCGCGCCGCGCGGCCTCATCACCCAGTTCTCCATCGTCGACGCGCTGCTGGCCGGTCTGTTCGACGGCGTCGTCACCCGTGCCGAGGCCGACGAGGCCGGCGACTTCGGGCTGGGCTGCGGCGACCACATGGAGGGCGAGCTCGTCGTGCTCGACGGCGTGCACCGGCTGTTCCGCGGCGACGGCTCGGTCGTCGTCCTCGAGCCGGAGGACACGATCGCCTTCGCCGAGCTGGCCCGGTTCGCTCCGGACAGCACGGAGACGGTCGAGGCGGTGCCGTCGCTCGACGCCCTGCTGACGGCGGTGCGGCGGACCGTGCGGAGCCCGAACGTGTTCGTCGGCGTCCGTCTCCGCGGCCGCGTCGAGCACCTGACGCTGCGGCAGCCGATCGCCCAGGTGAAGCCGTACCTCCGTCTCGCCGACGCGATGCGCGACCAGCGCGAGGTGCACCTGCGCGACGTCGAGGGCACGATCGTCGGCTTCTACGGCCCGAAGCCGTTCCAGGGGATCAGCGTCGCCGGGCTGCACACCCACTTCGTCGACACGAGCGGCACCGTCGGCGGCCACGTCCTCGCGGCGTCCGGGCTGAGCGGCGAGCTGGCGGTCGAGCAGTACGCCGGGCTCACCGTGCGCCTCCCGGAGTCGGAGGACTTCCTCGCCGCGGACCTCGACGACGAGGTCGGCAGCTCCGACGCCGCCATCCGCGCCGTCGAGACCGACCACGCGCACTGA
- a CDS encoding Nif3-like dinuclear metal center hexameric protein yields the protein MPTLRDVHAVIDRLWPEGAAEDWDAPGLVTGDPVAQVERILLTVDVVADTVSEAVDGGYQLLLAHHPLLLRGVTSIAEDGYKGRLLAELIRHGCALVSAHTNADIVADGVSDVIATRLGLTGTTPLVPGQDPSVGLGRVGDLAEEVTLGRLARAVAELLPATAGGVRAAGDYEAPVRRVSLCGGAGDSLLDSPAVRTSDVYITADLRHHPASEAREKARHGTGPALLDVSHWASEWLWLDVAAAALRTALPGVVVDVSETRTDPWDFAIVH from the coding sequence ATGCCCACGCTGCGCGACGTCCACGCCGTCATCGACCGACTCTGGCCCGAGGGGGCCGCGGAGGACTGGGACGCTCCCGGCCTCGTCACCGGTGACCCGGTCGCGCAGGTCGAGCGGATCCTCCTCACGGTCGACGTCGTCGCCGACACCGTCTCCGAGGCCGTCGACGGCGGCTACCAGCTGCTCCTGGCCCACCACCCGCTCCTGCTCCGCGGGGTCACCTCGATCGCGGAGGACGGCTACAAGGGCCGCCTGCTCGCCGAGCTGATCCGACACGGCTGCGCCCTCGTCTCCGCTCACACCAACGCCGACATCGTCGCGGACGGCGTCTCCGACGTGATCGCGACCAGGCTCGGACTCACCGGCACGACGCCGCTCGTCCCGGGGCAGGACCCGTCGGTCGGCCTCGGCCGCGTCGGCGACCTCGCCGAGGAGGTCACGCTCGGCCGCCTGGCCCGCGCCGTGGCCGAGCTGCTGCCCGCCACCGCCGGGGGAGTGCGCGCTGCCGGCGACTACGAGGCGCCCGTCCGCCGGGTCTCGCTCTGCGGCGGGGCGGGGGACTCCCTCCTCGACAGCCCTGCGGTCCGCACGAGCGACGTCTACATCACGGCCGACCTCCGGCACCACCCGGCGTCGGAGGCGCGCGAGAAGGCCCGCCACGGCACCGGGCCGGCGCTGCTCGACGTCTCGCACTGGGCGAGCGAGTGGCTCTGGCTCGACGTCGCCGCGGCGGCGCTGCGCACCGCGCTTCCGGGGGTCGTCGTCGACGTCAGCGAGACCCGCACCGACCCCTGGGATTTCGCCATCGTCCACTGA
- the ppgK gene encoding polyphosphate--glucose phosphotransferase, whose amino-acid sequence MTAAATAIGIDIGGTGIKGAYVDLGEGALLSDRMKVATPEGGGPKDIVATVQQILGMLPDAPADTPVGICFPAAVVHGRTMSAANVSDEWIGLEAEKLFEDAIGRDIFFVNDADAAGYAESRFGAAKDKKGLVLMTTLGTGIGTAQIYDGVLIPNAELGHLEIHGGDYEKKASFAAKERDDLDYKHWAKRLQRYYSHLEALLWPDLIIVGGGISKHHEEFLPLLDLRTPIVPAALRNNAGILGAAALAGGGARR is encoded by the coding sequence ATGACTGCTGCTGCGACCGCGATCGGAATCGACATCGGAGGGACCGGCATCAAGGGGGCGTACGTCGACCTCGGCGAGGGCGCCCTCCTCAGCGACCGGATGAAGGTCGCCACCCCCGAGGGCGGAGGCCCGAAGGACATCGTCGCCACCGTGCAGCAGATCCTGGGCATGCTCCCGGACGCACCGGCCGACACCCCCGTGGGGATCTGCTTCCCGGCCGCCGTCGTGCACGGGCGCACCATGTCCGCAGCGAACGTCTCGGACGAGTGGATCGGCCTCGAGGCCGAAAAGCTGTTCGAGGACGCCATCGGCCGCGACATCTTCTTCGTGAACGACGCGGACGCCGCGGGCTACGCCGAGTCGCGCTTCGGCGCCGCGAAGGACAAGAAAGGCCTGGTCCTGATGACGACGCTCGGCACCGGCATCGGAACCGCGCAGATCTACGACGGCGTCCTCATCCCCAACGCCGAGCTCGGCCATCTCGAGATCCATGGCGGCGACTACGAGAAGAAGGCGTCCTTCGCTGCGAAGGAGCGGGACGACCTCGACTACAAGCACTGGGCCAAGCGCCTGCAGCGCTACTACTCCCACCTCGAGGCGCTCCTCTGGCCGGACCTCATCATCGTCGGCGGCGGCATCTCCAAGCACCACGAGGAGTTCCTGCCCCTGCTCGACCTGCGCACCCCGATCGTGCCGGCGGCGCTGCGCAACAACGCCGGCATCCTCGGCGCCGCGGCCCTCGCGGGCGGCGGCGCGCGCCGCTGA
- a CDS encoding SPOR domain-containing protein codes for MSDGDANSWWYNLKSGAVEQGFQSPSVDRAGPYSSREEASHALEKMRENTRRWDEEDAEDR; via the coding sequence ATGTCTGACGGTGATGCGAACTCCTGGTGGTACAACCTCAAGTCCGGCGCGGTGGAGCAGGGCTTCCAGTCCCCGTCCGTCGACCGCGCGGGCCCCTACTCGTCGCGCGAGGAGGCCTCCCACGCCCTCGAGAAGATGCGCGAGAACACCCGCCGCTGGGACGAGGAGGACGCCGAGGACCGCTGA
- the panB gene encoding 3-methyl-2-oxobutanoate hydroxymethyltransferase — protein MSAQPVKRVRTRHFQTAKDSGVRITGLTSYDVLTARIFDQAGIDFLLVGDSAGNTVLGYDTTLPVTVDELIPLARAVAGAVERAFVVADLPFGSYESGADDALHTAFRFMKETHAHAVKLEGGVRSAEQIRRIVEAGIPVMAHIGFTPQSEHGLGGHMIQGRGEGIEQLLADARAVQEAGAFAVVLEMVPSEAARQVTEELRIPTIGVGAGPHVDGQLLVWTDFAGLTTGRVPRFVKQYADLRGVLTGAVTAFREDVEAGAYPGVEHSYE, from the coding sequence ATGTCAGCGCAGCCCGTGAAACGCGTGAGAACCCGCCACTTCCAGACCGCGAAGGACTCGGGGGTGCGGATCACCGGGCTCACCAGCTACGACGTGCTCACCGCCCGCATCTTCGACCAGGCGGGCATCGACTTCCTGCTCGTCGGCGACTCGGCCGGCAACACGGTGCTCGGCTACGACACGACCCTGCCCGTCACCGTGGACGAGCTGATCCCGCTGGCCCGGGCCGTCGCGGGCGCCGTCGAGCGCGCGTTCGTCGTCGCCGACCTGCCCTTCGGCTCCTACGAGTCCGGTGCGGACGATGCGCTGCACACCGCGTTCCGCTTCATGAAGGAGACGCACGCCCACGCCGTGAAGCTCGAGGGCGGCGTCCGCTCCGCCGAGCAGATCCGGCGGATCGTCGAGGCCGGCATCCCCGTGATGGCGCACATCGGCTTCACCCCGCAGAGCGAGCACGGCCTCGGCGGGCACATGATCCAGGGCCGCGGCGAGGGGATCGAGCAGCTGCTCGCCGACGCGCGCGCCGTCCAGGAGGCCGGCGCCTTCGCCGTCGTCCTGGAGATGGTGCCCAGCGAGGCCGCCCGTCAGGTCACCGAGGAGCTCCGCATCCCGACGATCGGCGTCGGCGCCGGTCCGCACGTGGACGGTCAGCTGCTCGTCTGGACCGACTTCGCCGGGCTCACCACCGGCCGGGTGCCGCGCTTCGTGAAGCAGTACGCCGACCTGCGGGGCGTCCTCACCGGAGCGGTCACCGCGTTCCGCGAGGACGTCGAGGCCGGCGCGTACCCCGGAGTCGAGCACAGCTACGAGTAG